The following proteins are encoded in a genomic region of Candidatus Polarisedimenticolaceae bacterium:
- a CDS encoding rhomboid family intramembrane serine protease, which produces MLDQLVELLARAFDALGLNGTRLRWKWNRRRRELGESGLKAEMVVRSTQVAYKMCPSCRALVPRHVRRCTECGATLADVRAPGITRVIENLIPGATATTAAILLANTLMFALCLLRPFTADGYDPGPPFTRLLRFDLPTLVLYGSGLSPLTTQFHEWWRIITPVFLHGGLLHFLFNSLALVRLGPLVEEEFGTERLATIYVVTGIAGSAMSQLVRPVQTVGASGALCGLLGLLLVHGWRLGGAYGSRLKSVMLQNTVLMVGMSFLPGIDWLNHLGGFLAGCALALIVPSGSFRSRATEGVWIILAWLSIAAVLASFYFMSKLGVRDVGLLPPRFFH; this is translated from the coding sequence TTGCTCGATCAACTCGTCGAGCTGCTCGCGCGGGCGTTCGACGCGCTCGGCCTCAACGGCACCCGCCTGCGGTGGAAGTGGAACCGGCGGCGGCGCGAGCTGGGCGAGTCCGGCCTCAAGGCCGAGATGGTCGTCCGCTCCACCCAGGTCGCCTACAAGATGTGCCCGTCGTGCCGAGCGCTCGTCCCGCGGCACGTGCGCCGCTGCACCGAGTGCGGGGCGACGCTCGCCGACGTGCGCGCGCCCGGGATCACCCGCGTCATCGAGAACTTGATCCCCGGAGCGACCGCGACGACCGCCGCGATCCTGCTCGCGAACACGCTGATGTTCGCCCTCTGTCTCCTCCGTCCCTTCACGGCCGACGGATACGACCCCGGCCCGCCGTTCACCCGGCTCTTGCGCTTCGACCTCCCGACGCTCGTTCTCTACGGCTCCGGCCTCAGCCCTCTGACGACTCAGTTTCACGAGTGGTGGCGGATCATCACGCCGGTCTTCCTCCACGGAGGCCTGCTCCACTTCCTGTTCAATTCCCTAGCGCTCGTCAGGCTCGGCCCGCTCGTCGAGGAGGAATTCGGGACCGAGCGCCTCGCGACCATCTACGTCGTGACCGGCATCGCCGGCAGCGCGATGAGCCAGCTCGTTCGCCCGGTCCAAACCGTCGGCGCTTCCGGCGCCCTGTGCGGCCTCCTCGGCCTTCTTCTGGTCCACGGCTGGCGCCTCGGCGGTGCCTACGGCTCGCGTCTCAAATCCGTGATGCTTCAGAACACGGTTCTCATGGTGGGCATGAGCTTCCTGCCCGGCATCGACTGGCTCAACCACCTCGGTGGATTCCTCGCGGGGTGCGCGCTCGCCTTGATCGTTCCGTCGGGCTCGTTCCGCAGCCGCGCGACGGAAGGCGTCTGGATCATTCTCGCGTGGCTCTCGATCGCCGCAGTGCTCGCGTCGTTTTACTTCATGTCGAAGCTCGGGGTGCGGGACGTCGGGCTTCTGCCCCCTCGCTTTTTCCATTGA
- a CDS encoding Gfo/Idh/MocA family oxidoreductase produces the protein MRPLRIGLAGLGIHGRRYADHLLAGDVPGAALGAVSRSDRREGSLFALQNAVAFAHDPHELATLPGLDAVAIALPPDLHPPVAIACLEAGRPVLVEKPLAPDAASAERIALAAERTGTPLMVAHTLRFDPLIAAVRDEARRIGRLRMLALSQRFEPAGRSWIDTPGRGGTILNTAVHSFDLLRFLTGAEIVSVTGASRRVVTRDTEDELAAVVTLEPGGLLATVDNARTTGGRSGRIEIVGEQAQVRADFVHRELARIEGRTVLPLGVWPPVPTVAAMLAAFVRCLREDAPMPVTARDGAAAVRACDLAYASIPARIGRD, from the coding sequence TTGAGGCCGCTCCGGATCGGCCTCGCGGGGCTCGGGATCCACGGCCGCCGCTACGCCGATCACCTGCTCGCCGGCGACGTTCCGGGCGCCGCGCTCGGCGCCGTCTCCAGGAGCGACCGCCGCGAGGGATCGCTCTTCGCGCTCCAGAACGCCGTCGCCTTCGCGCACGACCCGCACGAGCTGGCGACTCTTCCGGGGCTCGACGCGGTCGCGATCGCCCTCCCGCCCGACCTGCATCCGCCGGTGGCGATCGCGTGCCTCGAGGCGGGCCGTCCGGTCCTCGTCGAGAAGCCGCTGGCGCCCGATGCCGCCTCGGCCGAGCGCATCGCCCTCGCCGCGGAGCGGACGGGAACGCCGCTCATGGTCGCGCACACGCTGCGCTTCGATCCGCTGATCGCCGCCGTGCGCGACGAAGCACGCCGGATCGGCCGCCTCCGCATGCTCGCCCTCAGCCAGCGCTTCGAGCCGGCGGGACGCTCGTGGATCGACACACCGGGGAGGGGCGGAACGATCCTCAACACCGCCGTTCATTCGTTCGACCTCCTGCGGTTCCTGACCGGCGCGGAGATCGTCTCGGTCACGGGCGCGTCACGGCGCGTCGTGACCCGGGACACCGAGGACGAGCTCGCCGCCGTCGTCACGCTCGAGCCCGGCGGCCTCCTCGCGACCGTCGACAATGCACGCACCACCGGCGGCAGGAGCGGCCGGATCGAGATCGTGGGCGAGCAGGCGCAAGTCCGCGCCGACTTCGTCCACCGGGAACTGGCCCGCATCGAGGGCCGGACGGTCCTGCCGCTCGGGGTCTGGCCTCCGGTCCCGACGGTGGCCGCGATGCTCGCCGCGTTCGTGCGCTGTCTGCGGGAGGACGCGCCGATGCCCGTGACCGCCCGGGACGGCGCCGCCGCAGTGCGCGCGTGCGATCTCGCGTATGCTTCGATTCCCGCCCGGATTGGGCGGGATTGA
- a CDS encoding Glu/Leu/Phe/Val dehydrogenase, giving the protein MTDHNPFHIAQRQLDEAARILKLDPAIHEFLRWPVREMHVTLPVKMDDGTTKVFHGFRVQYNDSRGPTKGGIRFHPDETVDTVRALAAWMTWKTSVVDIPLGGGKGGIICNPKEMSPAELERLSRAYVRQIGRMIGLFEDVPAPDVYTTPQIMAWMMDEYSFMKGHNEFGVITGKPLALGGSKGRGDATARGGIFCVREAAKALKIELKGASAAIQGYGNAGSFAHKLGQEMLGLKIVAVSDSRGGIVNMDGLDATEVQKFKEQTGSVVGFPGSKPITNEALLELNVTVLFPSALENVITSENAGRIKAKIQAELANGPTTPEADVILHAANVYVIPDFLCNAGGVTVSYFEMVQNAYQYYWEEGEVHKRLDTKMTAAFHAVHDMARRYNVHNRLAAYLVSVSRVAEAVRLRGWA; this is encoded by the coding sequence ATGACCGATCACAACCCGTTCCACATCGCTCAGCGCCAGCTCGACGAGGCGGCAAGGATCCTGAAGCTGGATCCCGCGATCCACGAGTTCTTGCGCTGGCCGGTGCGCGAGATGCACGTTACGCTGCCGGTCAAGATGGACGACGGCACCACGAAGGTGTTCCACGGGTTCCGCGTCCAGTACAACGACTCGCGCGGCCCAACGAAGGGCGGGATCCGGTTCCACCCGGACGAGACGGTCGACACGGTCCGCGCGCTCGCGGCCTGGATGACGTGGAAGACCTCCGTCGTCGACATCCCGCTCGGCGGCGGCAAGGGCGGCATCATTTGCAACCCGAAGGAGATGTCCCCGGCCGAGCTCGAGCGGCTCTCGCGCGCCTACGTCCGGCAGATCGGGCGGATGATCGGCCTGTTCGAGGACGTTCCCGCGCCCGACGTCTACACGACGCCGCAGATCATGGCGTGGATGATGGACGAGTACTCGTTCATGAAGGGCCACAACGAGTTCGGCGTCATCACCGGCAAGCCGCTCGCCCTCGGCGGCTCGAAGGGCCGCGGCGACGCGACGGCGCGCGGCGGCATCTTCTGCGTCCGTGAGGCTGCGAAGGCGCTCAAGATCGAGCTCAAGGGCGCGAGCGCGGCGATCCAGGGCTACGGCAACGCGGGCTCGTTCGCGCACAAGCTCGGCCAGGAGATGCTCGGCCTCAAGATCGTCGCCGTCTCCGACTCGCGCGGCGGCATCGTCAACATGGACGGCCTCGACGCGACCGAGGTCCAGAAGTTCAAGGAGCAGACCGGCTCCGTCGTCGGCTTCCCCGGCAGCAAGCCGATCACGAACGAGGCCCTTCTCGAGCTGAACGTGACGGTCCTGTTCCCTTCCGCCCTCGAGAACGTCATCACGTCCGAGAACGCCGGCCGCATCAAGGCCAAGATCCAGGCCGAGCTGGCGAACGGACCGACGACCCCGGAAGCGGACGTCATCCTGCACGCCGCGAACGTCTACGTGATCCCCGACTTCCTCTGCAACGCCGGTGGCGTGACCGTCTCCTACTTCGAGATGGTGCAGAACGCCTACCAGTACTACTGGGAGGAAGGCGAGGTGCACAAGCGCCTCGACACCAAGATGACCGCCGCGTTCCACGCCGTCCACGACATGGCGCGCCGGTACAACGTCCACAACCGGCTCGCGGCGTACCTCGTCTCGGTGAGCCGGGTGGCGGAGGCGGTGAGGTTGAGGGGCTGGGCCTGA
- a CDS encoding M64 family metallopeptidase: MAALSAGVKELVAAVIDVAGNVIASYGFSPRDAIYHESPRDDMPDALQRWYGPVASEFRKLYIPVPPGGRFVLLFRALVRGGGVLAKFVQRTPVMFGHLEYGAGPPPAAPPPIVLGGLGVMPGLVPLEFRPNTPPPALAVTIGTPAPHGHVKNVQSLDPGRKPKSSFDVVIMGDGFHTNQDLREFDTLANALVHGLRDMQPFRSRASTLSFHKITVVSDESGITDETPTGVGKRNTYFYFKTDTKTRYVIGTPYPQIVMDVAGKIAPWTHIDLVVVICNLNLDTAHAWRDQRIVACSKSHKESVHRFLVTAAHEMGHVVAGLADEYICCDAYDKVTPIPNLATKEDRAAKTEPWRAIAARSDFIDNNPKNDFKVVQLYGDPDPPDDQLLSLGAFWGCEFTSVEDHTKSCLGNADQRGADFYRPMGRCRMRDMVSDYCPACAAAMAEALDSPRLLVVEGKKFHAAKAKTHRSKSAKKKSKPKMVKRRAQKKGPKRSPAPKKHKAKTK, encoded by the coding sequence TTGGCCGCGCTGTCCGCAGGCGTGAAGGAGCTCGTGGCAGCGGTCATCGACGTCGCTGGCAACGTGATCGCCAGCTATGGCTTCAGCCCGCGCGACGCCATCTACCACGAGTCACCGCGTGACGATATGCCGGACGCCCTGCAGAGGTGGTATGGCCCTGTCGCGAGCGAATTCCGGAAGCTCTACATTCCGGTTCCTCCCGGTGGCCGATTCGTGCTGCTCTTCCGAGCCCTGGTTAGGGGCGGCGGTGTCCTTGCGAAGTTCGTTCAGAGAACCCCCGTCATGTTCGGTCACCTCGAATACGGCGCTGGGCCGCCTCCGGCGGCGCCTCCCCCGATCGTACTCGGCGGCCTTGGCGTGATGCCGGGCCTCGTTCCGCTCGAATTCAGGCCAAATACTCCGCCGCCGGCGCTCGCCGTCACGATCGGCACTCCTGCGCCGCATGGCCACGTCAAGAACGTCCAGTCGCTCGACCCAGGTCGGAAGCCGAAGTCGTCATTCGACGTCGTGATCATGGGGGACGGATTCCACACGAACCAAGACCTCCGCGAATTCGACACGCTGGCCAACGCGCTCGTACACGGCTTGCGTGACATGCAGCCGTTTCGCAGCCGAGCAAGTACTCTCAGCTTTCACAAGATCACGGTCGTTTCCGATGAGTCCGGAATCACCGACGAGACGCCGACGGGCGTCGGAAAGCGGAACACCTACTTCTATTTCAAGACTGACACGAAAACTCGGTACGTCATCGGGACGCCGTACCCGCAGATTGTTATGGACGTCGCGGGCAAGATCGCGCCATGGACCCATATCGATCTCGTCGTCGTCATTTGCAACTTGAATCTCGATACAGCGCACGCGTGGCGCGACCAACGAATCGTCGCATGCTCGAAATCGCACAAGGAGAGCGTCCATCGGTTCCTCGTCACGGCGGCGCACGAGATGGGACATGTCGTCGCGGGCCTTGCCGACGAGTACATCTGCTGCGACGCCTACGACAAGGTCACGCCGATCCCGAACTTGGCGACGAAGGAGGACCGCGCGGCCAAGACCGAACCTTGGCGCGCCATCGCAGCACGGTCGGATTTCATCGACAACAACCCGAAGAATGACTTCAAGGTCGTTCAGCTTTACGGCGATCCCGATCCGCCGGACGATCAGCTTCTCTCGCTCGGGGCGTTCTGGGGTTGCGAATTCACGAGCGTCGAGGACCACACCAAGTCGTGCCTCGGGAATGCCGACCAGCGCGGCGCCGACTTCTACCGGCCGATGGGTCGCTGCCGGATGCGCGACATGGTGTCAGACTATTGTCCCGCATGTGCGGCGGCGATGGCAGAGGCCCTCGATAGTCCGCGACTCCTCGTGGTCGAGGGAAAGAAATTCCACGCTGCCAAGGCGAAAACACATCGGTCGAAGTCGGCGAAGAAGAAGTCCAAACCGAAGATGGTAAAGCGGCGGGCACAGAAAAAGGGGCCGAAGAGATCTCCGGCCCCCAAGAAGCACAAAGCCAAGACGAAGTAA
- a CDS encoding radical SAM protein, protein MKTVDVILTSRCDLKCGYCFQDDKKAKSMEWETAQAALDLALGSSEPRVQIVFFGGEPMLEFDTIRRAVDYLKARRKPTQRVQLSLLTNGMSMTSEAIEFLSSNAFDVQLSFDGVPQMQIFRGKGTHRVLDALLDEMRERAGPWYEDHVSIAMTLVPRTIPWFADSVEYFLAKDVPELGVSAKVTPDPYFKPEMIEDLRAQFRRVFRASVRHYARTGRVPLVAFRKSGRARRVPRPKRITMCGVMRGERLAVDVDGQTNGCLMFAESYQSFPSPGLRERLAPLRLGDVRTPEVSQRLPMFPDAVRAAGLFHDKQSKRSTYGKCAECRYLARCSLCPMSIGYANGGSDLTTVPDFLCAYNLVSLSYRDRFPLSRPPWEGQ, encoded by the coding sequence GTGAAAACGGTCGACGTGATTCTCACGTCGCGCTGCGACCTGAAGTGTGGGTATTGCTTCCAGGACGACAAGAAGGCCAAGAGCATGGAATGGGAGACCGCACAGGCGGCGCTCGACCTCGCACTCGGGTCGTCCGAGCCTCGCGTCCAAATCGTGTTCTTCGGCGGCGAGCCGATGCTCGAGTTCGACACGATTCGGCGTGCCGTCGACTACCTGAAGGCGCGGCGCAAACCCACCCAGCGCGTGCAACTGTCCCTTCTGACCAACGGCATGTCGATGACATCCGAGGCGATCGAGTTTCTGAGCTCCAACGCGTTCGACGTCCAGCTCAGCTTCGACGGTGTGCCGCAGATGCAGATCTTTCGCGGGAAGGGAACGCATCGAGTCCTGGACGCGCTCCTCGACGAGATGCGCGAGCGCGCCGGACCCTGGTACGAGGATCACGTGAGCATCGCGATGACTCTCGTGCCACGGACGATTCCTTGGTTCGCCGATTCGGTCGAGTACTTTCTCGCGAAGGACGTGCCGGAGCTGGGCGTCTCGGCGAAGGTGACGCCCGATCCGTACTTCAAGCCGGAAATGATCGAGGATCTTCGCGCCCAGTTCCGACGTGTCTTCCGTGCTTCGGTGAGGCACTACGCGAGAACCGGCCGCGTGCCTCTGGTCGCCTTTCGGAAGTCCGGTCGGGCCAGGCGCGTTCCGCGGCCCAAGCGGATCACCATGTGCGGCGTGATGCGCGGCGAGCGGCTCGCGGTCGACGTCGACGGTCAGACGAACGGCTGTCTCATGTTCGCGGAGTCGTATCAGTCGTTTCCGTCCCCCGGACTTCGCGAGCGATTGGCCCCGCTGCGCCTCGGCGATGTCCGGACGCCCGAAGTTTCCCAGCGGCTCCCGATGTTCCCCGACGCGGTTCGTGCCGCGGGTCTCTTTCACGACAAGCAGTCGAAACGTTCGACCTACGGAAAGTGTGCCGAGTGCCGGTACCTCGCGCGATGCTCCCTTTGCCCGATGTCGATCGGTTATGCCAACGGCGGTTCCGACCTCACGACCGTGCCGGATTTTCTCTGCGCGTACAACCTCGTCTCGCTCTCGTATCGCGATCGTTTTCCTTTGTCCCGACCTCCGTGGGAGGGTCAGTGA
- a CDS encoding protein kinase, with the protein MQEVSHLTADGGNDPRLPRPGDRVQHYEVLSEIGSGGMGIVFHARDVRLGRDAALKCPWPHLASDPVSRHRFLRESKAASRITHPTIVPVFEVFEERDLPWIAMEWVDGATLTDVLSGGEPLPVDEIIVHAEDLTDALRAAHAKGVLHRDIKPGNVLIGKDGRARLTDFGLARFFSAEGEASQQSTNSSQLTKEGKIVGTIAYMSPEQLLGAEPDPRTDIFALGVILYEMCTAKAAFSPTPQWDVYQAVQRKEPVAIGRLNYAVPRALERIIRKAIARRPEERYQDARDMLADVRALKRRRASGDFDPEEEFGSRRRASWTVILASSGALALAVAAWIAWHRGDPAPVVLGTPRQITSAPGTEHDPAISPDGTLIAYASDEGGGSHIWLIDAHGGNPLRLTGDPAADRRPTWFPDGSALAFVSDRGGRDAVWKVPALGGSPTLVVPDADGPAVSPDGRRIAFMRTPANGDPRIYLAPVAAPEAASPLTKDGVGQWGQFDPAWSPDATRIVFADSAHIWIADPTAHTARQLTDGVVADTRPAFSSDGTHVYFGSMRDGTLALWRVSANGGSPERLTYGTGPETTPTIDRAGRRMAFTSFNSDADVGLRNMITGSQVRLSSPAYETAPAIAPDGTRVYFCSGRWGGVMGLAAQSIADGKPTGPVERLTEWNAALPRVSPDGRWLAFWRIVDGQRDIWLMSSRGGEAIRFTDDPAADIQPAWSPDGAKLAFVSERGGTPHIWVEAVAEGRAIGTASRVTSGPDFDSSPEWSPDGRSISFVRKIDGIGEIFVVQIDGRALRRVTHGADAQRLRWLAPPSGLFASGVWGGSTFDVRRVDLGTGRAAALSPPLTGTDPSSALFDLDRNGRMLVSMISETRGDVWILEAPPGTF; encoded by the coding sequence CTGCAGGAGGTCTCTCATCTGACCGCTGACGGCGGGAACGACCCCCGGCTCCCTCGGCCGGGCGATCGCGTCCAGCACTACGAGGTCCTGTCGGAGATCGGCTCCGGCGGGATGGGAATCGTTTTCCACGCGCGTGACGTCCGGCTCGGCAGGGACGCGGCGCTCAAGTGCCCGTGGCCGCACCTCGCTTCCGACCCGGTCAGCCGTCATCGGTTCCTCCGCGAGTCGAAGGCGGCGTCTCGCATTACGCATCCGACGATCGTCCCCGTCTTCGAGGTCTTCGAAGAGCGCGACCTGCCATGGATCGCGATGGAGTGGGTCGACGGCGCCACGCTGACGGATGTGTTGTCCGGCGGCGAGCCGCTTCCGGTCGACGAGATCATCGTGCACGCCGAGGATCTCACCGACGCGCTGCGAGCGGCGCACGCGAAGGGCGTCCTGCATCGCGACATCAAGCCCGGCAACGTTCTTATCGGCAAGGATGGCCGGGCTCGGCTAACCGACTTTGGGCTAGCTCGGTTTTTCAGCGCGGAGGGGGAGGCGAGCCAGCAATCGACGAACAGCTCGCAGCTCACGAAGGAAGGAAAGATCGTCGGCACCATCGCGTACATGTCGCCCGAGCAGCTCCTCGGCGCGGAGCCGGACCCGCGCACCGACATCTTCGCGTTAGGAGTGATTCTCTACGAGATGTGCACGGCCAAGGCGGCCTTCTCGCCGACGCCGCAGTGGGACGTCTATCAAGCGGTCCAGCGCAAGGAGCCGGTCGCGATCGGACGGCTCAACTACGCGGTGCCTCGTGCGCTCGAGCGGATCATCCGCAAAGCGATCGCAAGGCGTCCGGAAGAGCGCTACCAGGACGCCCGAGACATGCTCGCCGACGTGCGGGCCCTGAAGCGGCGCCGAGCATCGGGTGATTTCGATCCCGAGGAGGAATTCGGTTCGCGTCGACGGGCGTCATGGACCGTGATCTTGGCGTCCAGTGGAGCGCTGGCGCTCGCGGTGGCGGCGTGGATCGCGTGGCATCGTGGCGACCCTGCGCCCGTGGTTCTCGGGACGCCGCGCCAGATCACGTCAGCGCCGGGGACGGAGCACGATCCGGCGATCTCGCCCGACGGAACGCTCATCGCCTACGCCTCGGACGAGGGCGGCGGCTCACACATTTGGCTCATCGATGCCCACGGTGGTAACCCGCTGCGTCTCACCGGCGATCCCGCCGCCGACCGACGCCCAACATGGTTTCCGGACGGCTCCGCTCTGGCTTTCGTCTCTGATCGCGGCGGACGTGACGCCGTGTGGAAAGTCCCAGCGCTCGGGGGGTCGCCAACCCTCGTCGTCCCTGATGCCGACGGACCGGCGGTCTCACCCGACGGAAGAAGGATCGCGTTCATGCGGACGCCCGCGAACGGCGACCCGCGCATCTACCTCGCGCCGGTCGCGGCGCCGGAGGCGGCCAGTCCGCTCACCAAGGATGGCGTCGGGCAATGGGGGCAATTTGACCCTGCATGGTCGCCAGACGCCACGAGGATCGTGTTCGCCGATTCCGCGCACATCTGGATCGCGGACCCGACGGCGCACACGGCGCGCCAATTGACAGATGGCGTCGTGGCCGACACACGTCCTGCGTTCTCCTCCGACGGAACGCACGTTTACTTCGGATCGATGCGCGACGGCACGCTTGCGCTCTGGCGTGTTTCCGCGAACGGCGGTTCCCCGGAGAGACTGACCTACGGCACCGGACCCGAAACGACTCCCACGATCGACCGTGCCGGAAGGCGCATGGCTTTCACGAGCTTCAACAGCGACGCAGACGTCGGACTGCGTAACATGATTACCGGCTCGCAAGTCCGGCTGAGCTCTCCCGCGTATGAAACCGCACCCGCGATCGCTCCCGATGGCACTCGCGTTTATTTCTGCTCAGGCCGTTGGGGCGGTGTCATGGGCCTTGCCGCTCAATCGATCGCCGATGGGAAGCCGACCGGTCCCGTCGAGCGGCTGACCGAATGGAACGCCGCGCTTCCGCGCGTCTCGCCCGATGGGCGATGGCTTGCGTTCTGGAGGATCGTCGACGGCCAGCGCGACATTTGGCTGATGTCGTCGCGCGGCGGAGAGGCCATTCGCTTCACGGATGACCCGGCTGCGGACATCCAGCCCGCGTGGTCGCCGGACGGTGCCAAGCTCGCGTTCGTCTCGGAGCGCGGGGGAACTCCGCACATCTGGGTCGAAGCGGTGGCAGAAGGGCGGGCGATCGGTACGGCAAGCCGCGTCACATCCGGCCCCGACTTCGACTCATCACCCGAATGGTCGCCCGACGGACGGTCGATCTCGTTCGTGCGGAAAATCGACGGGATCGGTGAAATCTTCGTCGTGCAGATCGACGGAAGAGCTCTGCGCAGGGTCACCCACGGTGCGGACGCCCAGCGGCTGCGCTGGCTCGCCCCGCCCTCCGGGCTCTTCGCGTCCGGCGTCTGGGGTGGCTCGACGTTCGACGTTCGCAGGGTCGACCTTGGCACTGGACGCGCGGCAGCCCTCTCGCCACCCCTGACGGGTACAGATCCATCGAGCGCCCTCTTCGATTTGGATCGCAACGGGCGTATGCTCGTGAGCATGATCTCCGAGACGCGTGGGGACGTCTGGATCCTCGAGGCGCCGCCAGGAACCTTCTGA
- a CDS encoding PEP/pyruvate-binding domain-containing protein gives MIPKDVRPDTEATLREALSLWPELAERIARQLLIVLHSEGLISIDAVYGEARAEAGEGAAAPADDNPNRPGAAPWSAGERVAVRDTVLQHAAALLTPERVQQVVDGVRRRDEAESLETIANLPGVSFEVLAEALRRFCRLPRGDERLAPARTTQLRVALIRNFISDQLEFIGVAKNYLRVTDFEWILDRIIGSSKGQGRIGGKAAGLYLGYRILQGEREEHGRDPIAQVHLPESWFVRSDLIETVIRMNRLDEWQSQKYKPTEEIRNEYPLIRQIFQNAEFPEELVQRLDRVLETVGHHPLIVRSSSLLEDRFGAAFSGMYASVFLGNQGTRTERLKALLAAVAEVFASTLAPNPLSYRRRHNLIDYNEDMAILIQKVVGRPHGRYFFPDVAGVGFSRNEYRWSPRLKSEDGLARVVYGLGTRAVDRTGNDYSRLVALGAPMLRPEVTPERQARYAQRMVDVIDLAADRFTTVPLTSVLEEGAEPPGLDQVASIRTEDGLVEPTGSLAGTPASRICLTFDRLLARTRFAAIMRDRMRRLEDAYGTPVNVEFAQVEDRFYLLQCRPLVQVAEEEARLPRGIPRERVVFSSRGLVRSGEVPRIDTVVYVDPRAYDAAGFEKRAAIGRAVARVNDALEGRTFLLMGPGRWGTNDPQLGVRVHYADINHCAVLIEIAHRKGEYVPEVSYGTHFFQDLVEDGIYYLALHPDEGADTLRESFFLDAPNALASVSPQDADLARGLHVVHTADAAPGRVLRLAMDGEAGEAMCWLE, from the coding sequence ATGATCCCCAAGGACGTGCGGCCCGATACCGAGGCGACGCTGCGCGAGGCGCTCTCGCTCTGGCCGGAGCTGGCCGAACGGATCGCGCGCCAGCTCCTCATCGTCCTCCACAGCGAGGGGCTGATCTCGATCGACGCCGTCTACGGCGAGGCTCGGGCGGAGGCGGGGGAGGGCGCGGCCGCCCCGGCCGACGACAACCCGAACCGGCCGGGCGCGGCCCCGTGGAGCGCGGGCGAGCGCGTCGCCGTCAGGGACACGGTTCTCCAGCATGCGGCGGCGCTCCTGACCCCGGAGCGCGTGCAGCAGGTCGTCGACGGCGTCCGCCGGCGCGACGAAGCCGAGAGCCTGGAGACGATCGCGAACCTCCCTGGCGTGTCGTTCGAGGTCCTCGCCGAGGCGCTGCGGCGGTTCTGCCGCCTGCCGCGCGGCGACGAGCGCCTGGCGCCGGCGCGCACGACCCAGCTCCGCGTCGCCCTGATCCGCAACTTCATCAGCGACCAGCTCGAATTCATCGGTGTCGCGAAGAACTACCTCCGCGTGACCGATTTCGAGTGGATCCTCGATCGCATTATCGGGTCTTCGAAGGGGCAAGGGCGCATCGGCGGCAAGGCCGCCGGACTGTACCTCGGCTATCGCATCCTCCAGGGCGAGCGGGAGGAGCACGGCCGGGATCCGATCGCCCAGGTCCACCTGCCCGAGTCGTGGTTCGTCCGGTCCGATCTCATCGAGACGGTGATCCGCATGAACCGGCTGGACGAGTGGCAGAGCCAGAAGTACAAGCCGACGGAGGAGATCAGGAACGAGTACCCGCTCATCCGGCAGATCTTCCAGAACGCGGAGTTTCCCGAAGAGCTGGTCCAGCGCCTCGATCGCGTCCTCGAGACCGTCGGCCACCATCCGCTCATCGTGCGCAGCTCGAGCCTCCTGGAAGACCGGTTCGGCGCGGCGTTCTCGGGGATGTACGCGAGTGTCTTCCTCGGGAACCAGGGGACGCGGACCGAGCGGTTGAAAGCGCTCCTCGCGGCCGTTGCCGAGGTCTTCGCGTCCACCCTCGCGCCGAACCCGCTCAGCTATCGCCGCCGCCACAACCTCATCGACTACAACGAGGACATGGCGATCCTGATCCAAAAGGTCGTCGGGCGGCCGCACGGCCGCTACTTCTTCCCCGACGTCGCCGGTGTGGGCTTCTCGCGGAACGAGTACCGCTGGTCGCCGCGCCTGAAGTCCGAGGACGGGCTCGCGCGGGTCGTCTACGGCCTCGGCACTCGCGCCGTCGACCGCACCGGCAACGACTACTCGCGTCTCGTCGCGCTCGGAGCGCCGATGCTCCGGCCGGAGGTCACACCGGAGCGCCAGGCGCGCTACGCGCAGCGGATGGTCGACGTCATCGACCTCGCCGCGGATCGCTTCACGACCGTGCCGCTGACGAGCGTCCTCGAGGAGGGCGCGGAGCCGCCGGGCCTCGACCAGGTCGCGTCGATCCGCACCGAGGACGGGCTCGTCGAGCCGACCGGCAGCCTCGCGGGCACGCCGGCGTCGCGCATTTGCCTGACCTTCGACCGCCTGCTCGCGCGGACGCGGTTCGCCGCGATCATGCGCGACCGCATGCGCCGCCTGGAAGACGCGTACGGCACGCCGGTCAACGTCGAGTTCGCGCAGGTCGAGGACCGCTTCTACCTCCTCCAGTGCCGGCCGCTCGTCCAGGTCGCCGAGGAGGAGGCCCGGCTCCCGCGCGGGATCCCGCGCGAGCGCGTCGTCTTCTCGTCGCGCGGCCTCGTCCGCTCGGGCGAGGTCCCCCGCATCGACACCGTCGTCTACGTCGATCCGCGCGCCTACGATGCCGCCGGCTTCGAGAAGCGCGCGGCGATCGGCCGCGCCGTGGCGCGCGTCAACGATGCGCTCGAGGGACGGACGTTTCTCCTCATGGGCCCCGGGCGATGGGGCACGAACGATCCCCAGCTCGGCGTCCGCGTCCACTACGCCGACATCAACCACTGCGCCGTGCTCATCGAGATCGCCCACCGAAAGGGCGAGTACGTGCCCGAGGTCTCGTACGGCACGCACTTCTTCCAGGACCTTGTCGAGGACGGGATCTACTACCTCGCCCTCCACCCGGACGAAGGCGCCGACACGCTGCGCGAGAGCTTCTTCCTCGACGCGCCGAACGCGCTCGCCTCGGTGTCGCCGCAAGACGCCGATCTCGCGCGCGGCCTCCACGTCGTCCACACCGCGGACGCGGCGCCCGGGCGCGTCCTCCGGCTCGCGATGGACGGCGAGGCGGGGGAAGCGATGTGCTGGCTGGAGTAG